CGGCAGCTTGGGCCGACCACATCTCGTCGACTTCGTCCAAAGAAGCGATTGGATGGAAAGACTCGGATGGCGATGGCGTACTCGATGTGAACGATGTGCCGTTCACGCTCACCGGCAAGGGTTCCTACAATCCCACGACCAGCACTTATCGGTTCAAGGGAACTAGCAGCGTGCGCACGCTGCCAAATCGCAACACATTCGGCGGCCTCAATGCGAATGTCGTTTACAACGACATTTCCATCAATAAAGTGCGCCGCGTCGAGTATTCGCTCGATGGGGGCAACAGTTGGACGACGATCACCGACTTTGCCAATACGCCGACAACCGCCAACTTCGACCTGACGATTCCCCTTAGCGCCGGCCCCCACAATCTGAAGATTCGCACGTTCGATCAACGCACGGGCGCTTCGTCCGAGATCTTCGAAACGGATATTAACGACCCTGGCACCGGCACCTCAACTCCGCCTGAATCAACGACCAGTCCAGGCACTGTAACCGGCTTCGCCTATCGCGATGACAATGGCAACGGCCAGTGGGATTTCGGCGAAGTTCCCCTCATCGACTGGGGCGTCGAGGTTCGCGATATCGACGACAATCTGCTCACGCTGAAGCACTCCCTGCGTCCCAGCGAGTATGCCGAAAACAGCGTTCTGAATACAGCGGTGCCGGGCGTCACGATTAGTGTGATTGGCCAAACCTCCGGCGGCAACCTGGTCATGTCGCGGTACAGTTCCAAAGTAAATGGCTACGTCTTCTTCGCCGGAAGTAGCGGGCGCGATACGTTCTCGACCATTCGCAATCCGTTCAATCTCAATACTCTGCAGTCGGACCGGCGCTTGAAGGTTGAGTTTGCTTCTCCAGTGACTTCCGTCAGTTTGCGTGCCTTGAGTGCCGCGGTTAGCGCCAGCACCGGAAGCGTCGCGCAATTAGAAGCTTACGATGCCGGTCATAACCTGATCGGTCGCTATACCACTTCTGCGCTTGGTATCGGGCAAAGTGAAGTGATGACCATCACGCACGGCGTTGCCGACATTAAATACGTCATCGCGCGCGGCCACCTCGAAACCGAAGTGCTGTTCGATAACCTCACATGGGGCCCCTCCACTTCGACCACCACGAATTTCGACGGCAGCTTTACGTTAGCCGCGCTACCTGCGGGCACCTATAACCTGAAGGTCATTCCGGCCCCCAACTACAACGCGGTTACTCCCCTGGATGGCCGCACGACAGTTACCGTTCCGCCGGGCGGTGGAGCCCCCGCCAACCTGTACTTTGCGTATCAATTCGGCGGTAATCCTTGGCACAACCTGCTCGATCCGCTGAATGTGGATGGCATGGGCAAGATCACCGCCTTCGACGCGCTGATCATCATCAACCATCTCAATCGCAATCCCGGCAGCACTGCCTTAGTGGCCAGCGAAGCAACTCCCGGAAATTACCTCGACGTCGATAACAACAACCTTTGCACCGCATTCGACGCCTTAAAAATCATCAATTGGCTGAACAAAAATCCTCCCGGAACTCCCTGGTCGCCTGGTGGCGGTGAGTCAACTCCAAGCATTGTCGAAACCGTCGGCACGTCCGACCTGGTTGCCGGCAGCAATGGCGCTGGAGGAGGCGGCGGTGGTGAAGCCCTGGCTCCGGCCCAAACAGCCGACGAATACTTCGCCCGCTTCCCGTTACACGGCCAACCGAATCGTGAAGACCATCACGATCACATCCATCCCGAAGATCTGGTGGACGGGCCATTTGTCGATCAGCACTTCGCAGACGAGCACGACCACGATCACGACGATCACCTAAACCACGATGAGCTTCCCTTCGGTTCCATCAACACGAACGGAATCAGCGAATTCAACCTCTTCAGCAATGAGAACTCACTCACCAGTGATTCGTCTGAAAGCGAAGACGATGGCTTGGTGAATCTCGCTTTGACTTCGACCACGTCTGGCGTTTCGTCCCTTCTCGAACGCTTGCGAACCTTGCGACTGAGTCGCGACGACGACGATGCCACCCCGATCGCACGCAAGATTCAATCCTGGCGTACTCGCTTTGAACAATTGCTCGAAGCAATCTCGGGCGACCAGGACCAACTCGCCAATCTTCCCGGCGAGCCGTCCACTCAAAACCAATCCGCAAGTTAATCGCGCTGTAAGTTGCGGCAATCGACGGCAAGCAACATACGCCAGAAAATGCCGACAAGCAGCGAGCTTTGCTGAAATTTGCGGCAAAAAAGTGGCTTTCTTCCGGATACTTCTCCAATAACCACCTGCCATTAGTAAAACGTTAACTTGATCCGGCAATGATTTCTGTGTGGTAGGATTGAATCCCTGGAGAACCCTGGGAATTGACTCAGCGGACGGCTGGAGTCATCACACTTCAGCGCACGGCGGCGCGACCTTATTTCTTCTCGGGAGCGCACCGTGAGACCAGCAGTTACCCTGCCAGTGATTGCCGTATTGATTTGGACATTCTTGAGCACCTTATCGAGTGCTCAAAAGCCTACAGTGGCGACCGACCAAAAACCAACTGTGGACGCTGCTGCTGAGTTGGCCGCCATTCGCGCCGAATCAAGCACCTTCGTCACCGCGTTCAACAAGCGGGATGCCAAGGCCGTCGCGGCCCTCTTTACTGAAGATGGTCAGTATATCGACGACGCTGGCCGCAAATTCAGTGGCCGAGCCGCCATCGAAAAAGAGTATGCCGAGCATTTCGCCCAGAATCCAACTGCCAAAATTACGATCCTGATCGACTCGCTGCGACTGCTGAGTGACGGCGCAGCAATGGAAGAAGGTCGCGCGACGGTTGATCCCGCACCAGAAGGTGCACCAGGGGTGAGCAAGTACTCTGCCGTACACGTCAAGGTTGGTGGCAAGTGGCAGATGGCGACCGTGCGCGATACCTGGGAAGCATCTCCCTCGACTCACGATAAAGTTGCTGACTTGAACTGGTTGATCGGCAATTGGTCGGCGGAAGAACATGGTGGCAAGATGGAATCGACCTGCCGCTGGATTGCCAATAAGAGTTTTGTCGAACGGCGCTATACCACCACACACGCTGACGGCACGATGACCTCGGGCCTGCAGATTATTGGTTGGAATCCCGCGGAGCGATCCGTGCAATCGTGGAACTTCAGCAACGACGGCGGACATGCCATCGGCTTCTGGTCTCCCGTTGAAAATGGTTGGTCTGCTGAGGTTCGCGGAGTCACGGGAACCGGCGCACCGACGACAGCCGTGAATCATCTCAAGCGTTTGGATGAAAATGCTTATGTCTGGCAATCCACCAACCGGACTGTCGCTGGACAGAGCGTAGCCGACACTGACGAAGTCGTGCTTAAACGACAGGCCGCTAAAAAATAGGAGTTGCCCCGCGTCCCGTCTGACTCATCGCAAATCTGAAGTTCAGGAACTGCACTCATGAAACGACAATTTCTCTTCCCGTTGGCCTTTGTTTGCCTGATCCTCGCTCCCGTGGCCGTTACCTTCGGCCGCGGCTTTGGCGGAGGTGGTGGTGGGGGTGGATTTCACGGCGGCGGAGGTGGGTTTGGCGGAGGTGGTGGCGGCTTCGGTGGAGGAAGTTTTCATGGCGGCGGTGGAGGTGGCTTTGGTGGTGGCGGCTTGGGCGGAGCCGGTGGATTTGATCGTGGCGGCGGGAACTTCGGCGGTGGTGGGTTCAGTGGTGGCGGTTTAGGCGGCGGTGGCTTCGATCGTGGTGGCATGGGCAGTGGTGGATTTGGTGGACTGGGGGGCAGTGGTCTCGGAGGGGCCGGAGGTCTCGGCGGCTTTGACCGAGGTGGTGGACTCGGCGGTAGCGGCCTCGGTGGTGGTGGATTCAATTCAGGCGGCTTTAATCGTGGCGGTCTCGGCGGTGGTGGGTTCAGTGGTGGCGGCTTCGATCGTGGCGGGCTCAGCGGTGGTGGAATTAACTCAGGTGGTTTCGATCGTGGCGGCTTCGGCGGCAATGGATTTGGCAGCGGAGGCTTCGGTGGAGCCGGTGGTCTTTCGCGCGACAGCTTCGGAGACCGCTTTAGCGGCGGAGCACCCAGTCGCAGTTCGCTCAACAACTTTCTTGGGCTTCCTTCGGATGAAGGAATGCACAATCTGAGTGGTAGTCGTCAATTCAGTGGCGATAACGTCGATGTGAATCACGGTTCCGTGGAAGGCCCGCGTGGTGGCTTCGCCACGGGGACAACAGTCACTGGTCCACGCGGCAATACAGTGGGCCGCGGGGCTGCGGTCGGTCCGAATGGCGGTGCCGTCGCCGGACGTGGCGTCGAGGGGGCAGGTGGCGCGGCTGCTGGCCAGGCGATTGGCGTCGGTCCTGGTGGTCGAGTTGCTGGTGGCGGAGCAGTCCGTGGTCCCAACGGCGGAGCTGCCGCACGCGGCTTTGTCGCTGGCCCCAATGGTGTAGCAGCCGGTTTTGCTCACGTTACTCCTTCTGGTCGCTATACCTGTGCAGCGGCTGTGCGCACCAACTACAACCACTGGGGTTACTACGACCGCGGCTGGTATACCAACCATCCTGGTGCCTGGTTCGCCGCGGGTTGGGCTGCTGGAGCAGCATGGAATCCCTGCACCTGGTACGACGCGTCCGCCTACTGCGGCTACGCGGATACCCAGCCCGTCTATTACGACTACGGCAACAACGTTACCTATCAAGACAACAGCGTGTTTGTGAATGGGCAAGATGTCGGCACCTCGGAGCAGTACTACGACCAGGCAACTCAGCTCGCAACTGCAGGTTCCGCGGCGGATGCTCCGGCCGATGGAGACTGGCTGCCGCTTGGTGTCTTCGCACTGACCAAAACCGACGAAACAAAGTCGGATGTCACGATTCAGCTGGCAGTGAACAAGCAGGGCATTCTGCGCGGCAACTACACGGATACCGTGAGCAACCAAACTCAAGTGGTGCAAGGTTCGGTCGACAAAAGCACGCAACGAGTTGCCTTCACCGTGGGCACCGACAAGACCAACATCGTCGAAACTGGGCTATATAACCTGACAAAGGACGAAGCCCCCGCACTCATCCACTTCGGCAAAGATCGCACGGAGCAATGGCTTCTGGTGCGATTGAAAAAGCCGGATGCAACCAGCAACCAGTAGTCTCCTCTGCTGTTGAATCGCGATCGCACCAAGTCGCCTTCCTCTCGCGACGCCCTGCTCGAAGAGTCATTGAACCTTTAACTCGGAAGTGTCGCTATGAAGTTTCGTCCTTGTCTGCCGGTCATATTCTCGCTGCTGATGCTTGTCCCCATTGGTCAACTCTTGGCACGTGGCCCTGGCGGCGGTGGCGGAGGACCGGGTGGCGGTTGGCGTCCCGGCGGCGGAGGCGGCGGCTTTGGAGGCGGAGCAGGTGGAGGCGGCTTTGGAGGTAGCCAAAACCGCGGTGGTGGTGGTTTTGGCGGAGGTGGCCAAAGCAGTGGCTTCGATCGTGGGAGTCAAGGCGCTGGTGGATTCGGTGGAGGAGGCCAAGGCGGTGGTTTTGATCGTGGCGGTCAAGGCGCTGGTGGTTTTGGCGGTGGCAACTTCGACCGTGGCGGTCAAGGCGCTGGTGGTTTTGGCGGTGGCAACTTCGACCGTGGTGGACAAGGCGCTGGCGGGTTCGGAGGCGGTAGCATCGACCGTGGCGGACAAGGCGCTGGTGGTTTCGGTGGTGGCAACTTCGACCGTGGCGGACAAGGCGCTGGCGGTTTTGGTGGTGGCAACTTCGACCGTGGCGGACAAGGTGATGGTGGCGCATTCGGGCGAGGAGCATCGAGTACGCCTGACCGTAGTCAACTCAATAGCTTCTTAGGTCTTCCTTCGGACGAAGGTTTGCAACATCGAAACTCGCAAGGCGCTGGCAATGCTTCCGGTGCTCAGGGGGCTGCCGCCGGAGCTGCTTATTCCAATCGCAATGCATCGCAGTATTCCGGCGCCCAAGGTGCAGCCGCGGGTGCTGCGGCTTCGAATCGAAATCAGCCGCAGTATTCAGGCGCTCAAGGTGCCGCGGCCGGTGCTGCTGCAGCCAATCGCAATCAGCCACAGTACTCCGGTGCTCAAGGTGCAGCCGCTGGTGCGGCAGTTGCCAATCGCAATCAGCCCCAATACTCCGGCGCTCAAGGTGCGGCTGTCGGCTATGCAGCAGGAGCCAATAATTCACCCTCGGCCCGCTATGGCGCGGCCACTGCAGTTCGTGGCAATTACAACAACTGGGGCCTCTATGGCAACGACTGGTATCGCCGCTATCCAGGTGCCTGGACCTCGGCCGGTTGGGCCGCGGGTGCGGCGTGGACTGCCGCCAGTTGGAACTCGGCTGCCGACTATTGCGGCTGTGCGACCACTCAGCCCGTCTATTACGACTACGGCAACAACGTCACCTATCAAGACAACAACGTCTACGTCAACGGCCAGTCTGCCGGTTCGACCGCCGACTACTACAACCAGGCTGCTGCCTTAGCGACGACTGGTGCCGAAGCGGCCAGTTCTCCCGATGCCGATTGGTTGCCACTCGGTGTATTCGCGCTAACCAAGTCGGGCCAAACGAAATCAGACGTCTCGATTCAACTGGCCGTGAACAAGGCGGGCGTGATTCGCGGCAACTATACCGATACCGTCACCAACAAATCTCAGCAGGTGCAAGGTTCAGTCGACAAGGAATCCCAGCGGGTGGCCTTTACCGTGGGGGACAACACCACGAATGTGATTGAAACCGGAATCTACAACCTCACCAAGGATGAAGCGCCGGTCCTGATCCACTTTGGCCAAGACCGCACCGAGCAGTGGCTGCTGGTTCGCCTGCAAAAGCCCGACAACGCCGCAAACTAACGATTTCACTTTCGAACTGGCACCTTGGTGCCAGCCCATGAAAGCAAAGTCCACCGGGCGGCCAAACAGGCCGCCCGCTCTGCTTTTCGCCTGCCATAACTGCCGCTCCAGCAGTTGCTTTCAAAAAATCCGGCAGATTCTTCGGCAGAATTACCAGCGGTCGGGAGTGTAGTGTTAGTCTAAGCTGCACCCCGCTGTTTTCTGGCGTCAAACCTCCCTGCCATGACTCCTGCCGACGATCCTAACGAAGACTTCCTTCGGCTGTTCATGCGGCACGAGTCGCAGATTCGGGCCTACGTGCGGGCTTGCCTGCCACGTGCGGCCGAAGTCGACGAGGTGATGCAAGAGGTCGGGCTTGTCGCCTGGCGAAAGTTCGCCTCGCTGGCCGATGCCTCGCAGTTTCCTCGCTGGGTTTGCTTGATTGCCCGGTTCGAGATTCTGAAGTTCCGACGGAAGTACGCCCGGGACCGACTCGTGCTCGACGATGCGACGATCGAGCTACTGGCGGAGGAAGGGGCTGAAGAAATGCCTCTCCGCGAATTGCAGCTCAAGGCCCTGGATGAGTGTGTAGCGAAGTTGCCGGCCGAGCGACGCCAGTTGGTTCTGAACGCCTATTCGCCCGATACGACCATCAAAGAATTGGCCGCCACCCTGGGGCGAACCGAGAACTCGCTCTATCAATTGCTGGCGAGAATTCGGCAAGAACTGTTGCGGTGCGTCGAACGAACGCTGGCAACTCAATCGTGAATTTGGACTGTGGAATGAACGCTGTTGAATTGAACCTGCTCGACCGTTACCTGCACGACAGCCTCGAACCGGCCGATTTCGAGCCGCTGCAGACTTTGCTGCGCGAGAGCGCGGAAGCGCGGCGCACTCTGCGCGGCCTGGCCACCGTCGATGCCAAGCTCGCCGAGATGGCGGCTATTGCACCTAACGATCTCCTTCAGCCCAACCTGCCAGCTGTGGTTCCTGCACCGGTTCGCCGCAGTGGTTTGATTGCCTGGCGTCCTCTCAGCGGACTCGCCTTGGGACTATTGATCGGCGTGGCGTTTTCTTCGGTCGCCTGGGCGTATGCTGTTCCCCGCTGGCTAGGCATTCATCAGGCAACGTTGCTTTTGGCAGAGAGTTTCGAAACTGGAAGTTCGCCGCAGGTTGCCGGTCTGCCAACCGGTCCCGAAGTGTGGAGTGGCGACTTCACGGCGGTCACCGGTGCGCGAGCGGGAATTCTCCCGGCGCATGGCAACAAGATGTTGCAGATGCTGCGGGCCGATTACCAAGGCAAAACCAATTCGGATCCAGGTTATTGCGGCGATCTGTTTCGCGTGGTTGACCTGCGCCCTTATCGCGAGCAACTGGCCAGCGGAACCGTGGTCGTCAGGTTGTCGGCTGCCTTTAACGCAGTTCCCTTTCCCGAGTCTGAGCAGTATCGCTGCTCGATTGGCATTCACGCCTTAACCGCCGACCTGACCGTAAGCCCCACTGCACTCGCAGGCGCGATGCAGGTCAATGGTGCGTTGGCCATGGCGCGGCAAAGTTGCCCGCGCTTGGATCGGGATCCGCGCACCTGGCAGCACGTCGAAGGCTCCTTGCAACTGCCGGCAGAAACCGAGTTTCTACTCATTCACCTAGGCGTTAACCACATTCCCAAATTCCAACGAAGCGTGGAGTTCGCGGGGCACTTTCTGGACGACGTGCAAATTACTCTCTCGCAGATTCAGTAGCAACTGGCGAAGATTGGGCCACGCCTGATCATTAAGTTATCTCTCACAAGACAAATACGATGACACGAAGCCTCGTCTTACTCTCCGGCGCGATCTCCCTGGCGCTCATTCACTCGCCAATTCTGGCTGCCGAGGCCAAGTCGCAGGCGAGTATGCCGGAGCGGCATCTGGCGATCCTTCGCACCAGTTGCCAGAAGTGCCACGGTGCCGAGAAGCAAGAAGGGAAGTTTCGCGTCGACGATCTGCCGCCTGTGATCACCAACGTTGAAGTAGCGGAGCGCTGGCAGAAGGTTCTCAATGCGCTGAACTCGGGCGAAATGCCCCCGGAGGATGAGCAACAACTCGACGGCAAAGCCAAGGCTGATCTGCTGGACGATTTAGCAAACGTCATGGTTTCGGCGAGGAAGAGCCTCAGCGATCAGCATGGCAAGATCACCATGCGCCGGTTAAATCGCCGCGAATATGCCAACACACTTCGCGCCCTGCTTGGTGCGGAGATCAGCGTGAGTGAACTTCCGGCCGACACGGGCGCGGGAAGTTTTGACACCGTGGGCTCCAACCTCTTCATGTCGGGCAATCAATTCGAGCAGTACCTGGCCCTGGGACGCGAGGCGCTCGACGAAGCTTTCGAACGCCAGGCTGCAGCCAGCGACTCGCGCAAGTTGCGCTATGAAGCCGAAACGACCACGCCTCTGTTGGCCAAGTTGCATAGCAACGACTTGGAGGCCAAGCGTCGCGGCGAGCTCTGGATCAAGGCCGTGGAAGAAGCCGCCGCCAAACCCGAGAACGTCGCGATCGCCGCCGAGTTGCGCAAAGCAGCTCCTTCCGAAGCCATCTTTCGCCGTTCGTGGGCGAAGATTCCCGGCGCGCCGTCGCCGGAATCGTTCGGGTTTAACACGGGCGAGAATAATGCCGACAAGGCCAACCGAGCCGCCGGGAATGTCTACATGCATCCCTACCGTGAGTACTATCTCAAGCAGCCCGCGCTAGATACCGGCGCCTATCTCACCATCAACAACGGCGACTTCAACTCGTGGCTGACCCTGCTGGTCCCCTTTAATTGGCCAGTGGGAGATTACCTCGTGCGCGTCCGGATGGCAGCCACCGAGCAAGCCGCGCCGGAACGACGCTATCTCGAGTTCGGCATTCATCCGCGACACGGGCAGGTGATGAGTACTCACCACGTCACGGGGACGATGGCTGAACCGCAGGTCATCGAAATACCCCTTACCCTGACTCGCAAACATCGAGAACGCGACAATCGCACGCTCTTCATTCGCGAGAAAGGAACCGCCGACCACATTGAACAATCGCGCCGCCGATTCAATGACGGGATGAAGCGTAACGGCGTCGGCCCAGAGGTCGCGATCTGGATCGACTGGATGGAAATCGAACGCGTGCCGACCGCAAATTCGCCGTTGTCGCCGGGCCTGGCGGCCCTCACGATTCCACTCGACGACAAGTCGAAGGCCCCGTCAAGAGAAGCACTGCGCTCGTCCCTTGAACAATTCTCTAGCGAAGCCTTCCGCGGCCGAACACCGCCGCCGAGCTATGTCGATCGCCTGCTGGCGCTCTACGATACTCGCCTGAAGGCTGGCGACAAACATTCTGCCGCTTTGAAGGAAACGCTCTCGGTGGTGTTGTCATCGCCGATGTTTCTCTATTTGGCCGAGCCCGGAGAAGATCAGGCGCGCCGGCCACTGAACGATCAGGAACTGGCCACGCGGTTGTCTTATTTTCTGTGGGGCTCGCCCCCCGATGCAACACTCCGAGATCTCGCCGAGCGCGGTGAGCTGACTCGGCCTAAGGTTCTCGCGCAACAGACCGCGCGCTTGCTGGACGATCCGCGGTCGCAAGGATTTCTTAGGCCGTTTGTCTATCAATGGCTGAACCTCGACCGGCTCGACTTCTTTGAGGTTAACCAGGCTCTTTTTCCCCGCTTCGATGACGCCACCAAGCTGGCCGCGCGAAACGAAGTCTATGAGACGTTCGAGTACCTGCACCGCGAGAACGCCAGCCTGCGCGACCTGCTGAAGGCCGACTATATCGTCATCGACAGCGTGCTGGCGAACTACTACGGCTTGGATGGTGTGACCGGAGATGCGTATCGCAAAGTGACTTTGCCTGCGGATTCGCCTCGTGGCGGATTACTCGGCATGGCAGCCGTCAACGTGATGGGCGGGAACGGCGAACGGACTAGTCCCGTCGAACGCGGAGCTTGGGTCCTGCGCAAGTTGCTAAACGATCCGCCACCTCCCGCGCCGGCCAACGTGCCGCAGATTGCGCGGCTCGCCGGCAAAGTGCTGACGACGCGCGAGCGCTTGCAGTTGCACCAGGAAGAAGCCCAGTGCGCGAGTTGCCACCGCAAGATCGATCCGATCGGTTTTGGTCTGGAGAACTTTGATGCAGTAGGCCAATGGCGCACTGAAGATTCGTATCAAGCAACCACCGCGGATGGAAAACCCGATCCCAAGCAAAAGAAGACGTGGAAGATCGATCCCGCTGCGGCATTTCACAACGGCCCTGAGTTCCGTAGCTATTTCGAAATGCGCGACGCGATCGCCGCCAAGTCGGACTCGTTCGCGCGAGGCTACAGCATGGCGCTGATCGAATACGCTTTGGGGCGCCCGTGCGGCTTCAGCGACGAGCCCCTGATCGAAGCCATGTGGCAGCGTGCCAGTGGCCAGGACCTGGCTGTGCGCGAGTTCATTCAGGCACTTGTGGCCAGCGACGCCTTTCACACCAAGTAAACTTCACCTAACGAATTACCTCCCCAGGAATGAAACGATGAACACATTTCCCAGCCGTCGCTCCTTTCTGCAATCCAGTACCGCGCTAATCGCCCTGCCGGCGCTGGAGTCGCTCGGTTTTCGCCGCTTTGCTGCGGCCGCTGCGCCGAGCGCGCCACCCAAGCGACTCGTGTTTCTGGGCTTTGGCTGGGGTGTGACCGAAACGACCTGGTACCCCGATATCAATCAGCCCGGGGCAAACTATGAGTTGCCGCTCGGCCTCAAGCCGCTCGCACGGCACAAAGCTGACTTTACCGTCGTGCAAGGTCTGTGGAACAAGTATTCCAACGAAGGGCACTGGGGCAGCACGATGTGGTTGACCGGAGCGAATCGTTATGCTCAGACCGGGCAGAGCTTCTACAACAGCATCTCGGCCGACCAAGTGGCTGCCGCGCAGTTTGGCCAGCACACACGTTTCCCGTCGTTGCAATTGAACGGCAGCGAAAGCGCTGGCGGCTCCGGTCATGGTCCCGGCTTGTCGCTGGCCTGGGACGTGCGGGGCAAGCCCATCGGCGGACAGAGCACTCCGCTCGAGGCTTATCATCGGCTCTTCTCGAAAGACACCACGCCAATCGAACAGCAGAAAGCCATGCTCGCGCAAAAACGGAGCGTGCTCGATACGGTCATCGAGAATGCCCGCGATCTTCAGCGGGGACTTGGTGCCAACGACTCTGCGAAGCTCGACGAGTACTTCGAAGGCATTCGCGATATCGAGACGCGCTTAAGCAAGGACGAACAATGGCTCGGCGTTCCTCAGCCCAAATCGACCTTGGCCGAACCCAAGCCAGGGCTGGCCGGTCGTGAAGAAATCAAGCTCATGTACGACTTGATTGTCGCAGCGCTGCAAACCGACAGCACCCGCGTTCTCACTTATCGCCAGCCCGTTAGCACGCTCCTCACCAGTCTCGATATCAAAGTTCATCCGCACGACATGAGCCACTATCACACCGTGCTCGGCGAGAAGCTGGATGCTTCGCAGCAACGCGACCTGGCTCAAAGCGAACTGCTCGCTGGTCTGATCGACAAGCTCAAGACGGTGAAAGAAGGCGACGGCTCGCGGTTGTTCGATCACGTGGCGCTGGCCTATGGCAGCAACATTCGAACCGGCCACTCGCTCGACAACTGCCCGACGATTCTCACGGGAGGTGCAGCGGGAATCAAGCTTGGCCATAACCTGGTCGTTTCGCGCGGCACGCCACTCTGCAATGCCTGGCTCACCGTGTTGCAAGGACTGGGTGTTTCAGCCGAACGCCACGGCGACAGCACCGGCGTTGTGAAAGAGTTGATTGCTTAGCTTCGCACACTCAATGAAGGCACCCTTACGACGATCGCTACCCACCATGCTTAAGTACAGCCTCGCCTTAGCGTTTGCCATTTCCTCAGTTCAGCCATTGATGTCTTCATTGAGAGCGGAAGAGCCAACTGCGCAGAAGCAACGCCCCGCTGCTACCAAAGTTCAATTTGGAGTGAACTCGGCAGCCATTACTTCGCCCGAGATGCGCGAAGCAGTCAATCGCTTTCACGAGTGTGGAGTTATCGAAGGGCGACGTGGTTCGCTCACCTTTTTTCGTTGGACAACTGCCGAACCTCAACGTTTGGCCCATCTGGGGCTGTGGGGCCCCAAGGCTGGCAATGATTCACTGTTGCTGGCCGCCACCACACTGCCGGATCTAGAAAACGTCAGCATCTATGAAACCAACATTAACGACGATGGGCTGCAGGGACTTGTCAAGCTGACAAAACTGAAGTCCCTGGCCATCACGCCGATCGTTCGCTACGAGAAGGCAGGCTTCGGTCCACCGCAGTGGTCATATCCCTTCATGGAGCAGCGCTCTGAGCGACCCCGGGTCACCGGTAAGTCGCTCGAACAGCTGGCGCAAATCAAGACAATCGAATCGCTGAACTTGCTGGACGCCCAGCTATCGTCGAACGACCTGAAAGCGCTCACTGCCTGGCC
Above is a window of Anatilimnocola aggregata DNA encoding:
- a CDS encoding dockerin type I domain-containing protein, producing MQLPWNRRPYQAPASKSRLLACSRGRSRRRAFFETLEARTVMAPLGAFPDDTGEYMLGDILVTVVLMESDPTLPGADPSTENWTAATINAVQQKVQQGMDWWKQTFASIDEFYYNPALPLVNFKYDWTWALDPVETMYEPINRYSSVHELWVNDFLDRPDVDFAKTLDIYKDIKAFNNFQRERHNTDWAFTIFVANSTNDTDEYFPVNPSPAPDEVNYRGAFAFLGGQFIVIPSDRPAITFAHEAGHIFYALDEYSTGHNYATKSGYYNTQNTNGAAGNPDPDFLSAQLPSIMATGTAQAAAWADHISSTSSKEAIGWKDSDGDGVLDVNDVPFTLTGKGSYNPTTSTYRFKGTSSVRTLPNRNTFGGLNANVVYNDISINKVRRVEYSLDGGNSWTTITDFANTPTTANFDLTIPLSAGPHNLKIRTFDQRTGASSEIFETDINDPGTGTSTPPESTTSPGTVTGFAYRDDNGNGQWDFGEVPLIDWGVEVRDIDDNLLTLKHSLRPSEYAENSVLNTAVPGVTISVIGQTSGGNLVMSRYSSKVNGYVFFAGSSGRDTFSTIRNPFNLNTLQSDRRLKVEFASPVTSVSLRALSAAVSASTGSVAQLEAYDAGHNLIGRYTTSALGIGQSEVMTITHGVADIKYVIARGHLETEVLFDNLTWGPSTSTTTNFDGSFTLAALPAGTYNLKVIPAPNYNAVTPLDGRTTVTVPPGGGAPANLYFAYQFGGNPWHNLLDPLNVDGMGKITAFDALIIINHLNRNPGSTALVASEATPGNYLDVDNNNLCTAFDALKIINWLNKNPPGTPWSPGGGESTPSIVETVGTSDLVAGSNGAGGGGGGEALAPAQTADEYFARFPLHGQPNREDHHDHIHPEDLVDGPFVDQHFADEHDHDHDDHLNHDELPFGSINTNGISEFNLFSNENSLTSDSSESEDDGLVNLALTSTTSGVSSLLERLRTLRLSRDDDDATPIARKIQSWRTRFEQLLEAISGDQDQLANLPGEPSTQNQSAS
- a CDS encoding YybH family protein, with product MRPAVTLPVIAVLIWTFLSTLSSAQKPTVATDQKPTVDAAAELAAIRAESSTFVTAFNKRDAKAVAALFTEDGQYIDDAGRKFSGRAAIEKEYAEHFAQNPTAKITILIDSLRLLSDGAAMEEGRATVDPAPEGAPGVSKYSAVHVKVGGKWQMATVRDTWEASPSTHDKVADLNWLIGNWSAEEHGGKMESTCRWIANKSFVERRYTTTHADGTMTSGLQIIGWNPAERSVQSWNFSNDGGHAIGFWSPVENGWSAEVRGVTGTGAPTTAVNHLKRLDENAYVWQSTNRTVAGQSVADTDEVVLKRQAAKK
- a CDS encoding protocadherin — translated: MKRQFLFPLAFVCLILAPVAVTFGRGFGGGGGGGGFHGGGGGFGGGGGGFGGGSFHGGGGGGFGGGGLGGAGGFDRGGGNFGGGGFSGGGLGGGGFDRGGMGSGGFGGLGGSGLGGAGGLGGFDRGGGLGGSGLGGGGFNSGGFNRGGLGGGGFSGGGFDRGGLSGGGINSGGFDRGGFGGNGFGSGGFGGAGGLSRDSFGDRFSGGAPSRSSLNNFLGLPSDEGMHNLSGSRQFSGDNVDVNHGSVEGPRGGFATGTTVTGPRGNTVGRGAAVGPNGGAVAGRGVEGAGGAAAGQAIGVGPGGRVAGGGAVRGPNGGAAARGFVAGPNGVAAGFAHVTPSGRYTCAAAVRTNYNHWGYYDRGWYTNHPGAWFAAGWAAGAAWNPCTWYDASAYCGYADTQPVYYDYGNNVTYQDNSVFVNGQDVGTSEQYYDQATQLATAGSAADAPADGDWLPLGVFALTKTDETKSDVTIQLAVNKQGILRGNYTDTVSNQTQVVQGSVDKSTQRVAFTVGTDKTNIVETGLYNLTKDEAPALIHFGKDRTEQWLLVRLKKPDATSNQ
- a CDS encoding sigma-70 family RNA polymerase sigma factor — its product is MTPADDPNEDFLRLFMRHESQIRAYVRACLPRAAEVDEVMQEVGLVAWRKFASLADASQFPRWVCLIARFEILKFRRKYARDRLVLDDATIELLAEEGAEEMPLRELQLKALDECVAKLPAERRQLVLNAYSPDTTIKELAATLGRTENSLYQLLARIRQELLRCVERTLATQS